The Cicer arietinum cultivar CDC Frontier isolate Library 1 chromosome 1, Cicar.CDCFrontier_v2.0, whole genome shotgun sequence genome contains the following window.
ACTCCATTAACTACAAACCAACCCAAGAAAATAAAGAGTATAGGGATGAAAATGTATTTGTTCTGATAGCtgaaaaaatatagaaacaaaTATACCTCTCTTGATGAAAGTAAAAAATTGGTAGTGCAGTAATCCAGGCATGAAAACATCAAATAGCAATAACTTTCACATTTAATGCTTCCACCTAAACTTTGCTCATTTTCATAACTAGCAGTTTTAACTCATTTATTGCATCCTTCACTCACTCTCTGTCCTTTGCCGGCAACACCATCATCCTTCAACAATCCTTTCTTTACTTTCCTCTTCTAGCAACTCAAATCTCAaactccaaaaaaaaatatggtgCAACAAGAGTTTCTAGTTTCTAGTTTCAACCAACTTTTACAAAATGTGAGTTTCTTTACAAGCTAAAAGACACttgaaaaaaaatcactttttgaAGCTGGTTTTTCTTCTTGGTAAGTTTGTTTAACTCTCTAGCAAGCTAAATCACCAACAAGCTTGGAACTTTCTCTTTTCATCATCCAAAGTGGACAAAAGATCCATTGAAGTTTCTTGCTTTTTGCCTTGAAACTCTTCAATGAAGATTTTCTTATTTGGCTTAACTATTTTACTTTTACACCCCCCATTATTTTTGTAAGTCCTCTTCTTCTACATTACTAGTTTTCCttgaaaaattgtgaaaaaaaaaaatcacacttTTTGTTATGAACTCTTTAAACAACAAAGTACAAGTCATGTTTCTTGCTGAGTAATCAAGAAAAGGTGAAAGAAAGCCAAAAATCTATACATGTTGTGTCTTAGTTCCAACCAACATTGTTTTGTTGGTAAAAATTCAACCTTTAGctataaaatatagtttttgagTGGCTAAGGTATCATGGGGTTGTCAGTAAAACAATTCTCAACCTACCTTTTGAATATGAAACCATGGTTTGGGATTATTATACTATTTGAGATTGTTGTTTTTTCAATGTTATTTTGTTCACAAGTTTCGAGTCTTGGTTCCATGTCATCAATTGCTGTCTCATATGGAGAGAAAGGTTCTGCTTTCTGTGGTTTGAAATCAGATGGATCTCACACTGTGACATGTTATGGATTGAACTCAGCCATAATTTATGGGACACCAGCTCATTTTCCATTCATTGGTTTAACTGCTGGTGATGGATTTGTTTGTGGTCTTCTAATGAGTTCAAATCAACCTTATTGTTGGGGTAGTAGTAGCTATATTGAAATGGGTGTGCCACAACCTATGGTTAAGGAAGCACAGTACTTAGAAATCAGTGCTGGTGATTATCATGTTTGTGGTTTGAGAAAACCTTTGACAGGAAGATATAGAAACAGTTCTTTTGTTGATTGTTGGGGTTACAACATGACAAAGAATTTTGTGTTTGATGGACAGATTCAATCTATTTCAGCAGGTTCTGAGTTCAATTGTGGTCTTTTTTCGCAGAATAGGACCGTCTTTTGTTGGGGTGATGATGAAGCTAGTAGTCAAGTTATTAGTTTGATTCCACAAGGGACGAGGTTTCAGAAAATCTCTTGTGGAGGGTATCATGTTTGTGGAATCATGGAAGGTGTGAATTCTAGAAGTGTTTGTTGGGGGAGGAGTTTGGAAATAGAGGAAGAGATTTCATTGATAGGTTCAAGAAAAGGACAACAAGGGAATGTTGAGTTGGCTCCAAAGGATGCTATGCTTTCTGTTGTTGGAGGAAAGTTTCATGCTTGTGGTATTAAAAGCTATGATCATGGTGTGATTTGTTGGGGGTTAACTTTGAAAACAAGCACACAAGTTCCTAAAGGGATTAAAGTGTTTGAAATTGCAGCTGGTAATTATTTTACATGTGGAATACTTGCTTCAAAATCTCTTGAACCTATTTGTTGGGGTGTTGGATTTCCAATTTCACTTCCTTTGGCTGTTTCACCAAGAAAGTGTTGGTTTACACCTTGTCCTCCTGGTTACTATGAAATTGATGAACAAAAGGGTAATAGTGTTTGCAAGTTTCCAAATTCTCATCTTTGCATTCCATGTAGTAGTGTTTGTCCATCTGAAATGTATCAGAAAAGTGTATGCAATTTGAAATCTGATATATTGTGTGAATATAATTGTTCTGTTTGTTCTTCACCTGAGTGCTTCTCCAATTGTTcaacctcttcttcttcttattccAATGATGTTAGGAAGAAAAATGAAAGGTTTTGGTCTATGCAGTTACCAGTTGTTTTTGCTGAGATAGCATTTGCTGTTTTCTTAATCAGTGTTGTGTCTATAACCGCGGTTATGTACGTTCGTCACAAGCTGAGAGGTTGTGAGTGTTCAAACTCGAAGACGAAGAAGATTAATGTTAGTTCTTCGGCTCAAAAGGAGAACGGAAAGATTCGGCCGGACATGGAGGAGTTCAAATTAAGGAGGGCTCAGATGTTCACCTACGAGGAACTCGAAAGAGCGACCGATGGATTCAAAGATGAATCAATTGTAGGNNNNNNNNNNNNNNNNNAGGGAAAGGAAGCTTTTCATGTGTTTTCAAAGGTGTTCTCAAAGATGGAACAGTTGTTGCTGTTAAAAGGGCTATTGTATCTCCCAACATgcagaaaaattcaaaagagtTTCACACAGAACTTGACTTGCTTTCTAGGTTGAACCATGCTCATTTGCTCAACCTATTAGGCTATTGTGAAGAAGGTGGGGAAAGACTTCTTGTTTATGAGTACATGGCTCATGGATCATTGCACCAACACCTCCATGGCAAAAACAAAGAGTTGAAGGAGCAGTTGGATTGGATTCGAAGGGTAACAATTGCAGTCCAAGCGGCTCGAGGGATCGAATACTTGCACGGCTATGCTTGTCCGCCTGTGATTCATAGAGACATCAAATCTTCAAACATACTCATTGATGAAGAACACAATGCTAGAGTTTCCGATTTCGGTTTATCTCTACTAGGTCCTGCAGATAGTAGTTCTCCACTAGCCGAGTTACCAGCCGGAACACTAGGTTATCTTGACCCTGAATACTATAGACTTCACTACCTCACGACAAAATCAGATGTTTACAGTTTTGGCGTTCTACTATTAGAAATTCTAAGCGGTAGAAAAGCTATTGACATGCAATTCGAAGAAGGTAACATTGTTCAATGGGCGGTTCCATTAATAAAATCGGGCGATATAGCCGCTATTTTAGACCCTTGTTTGAAACCACCTTCTGATATTGAAGCATTGAAAAGGATAGCTAATGTTGCTTGTAAAAGTGTGAGAATGAGAGGGAAAGATAGGCCTTCAATGGACATAGTAACAACAGGTTTGGAAAGAGCTTTAGCAATGTTAATGGGAAGTCCTTGTATTGAACAACCAATTTTACCAACTGAAGTTGTTTTAGGAAGTAATAGAATGCATAAGAAATCATCTCAAAGGTCTTCAAATAGGTCGGTTTCGGAAACCGATGTGGCCGGCGCAGAAGGCGGTGAAGATCAACAAAGGTTTGAGTTTAGAGCACCTTCTTGGATTACTTTTCCAAGTGTTACTTCTTCtcaaagaagaaaatcatctgGGTCAGAAGGTGAAGTTGATGTGAAAATTGTTGAAGGAAGAAACTTTGGAAATGTTGGAAATGGTGATGTTTTGAGAAGTCTTGAAGAAGAGATTGGTCCTGCTTCTCCTCAAGAGAGACTCTTCTTACAAcataacttttaaatattttgtgtaACTTGGAGAGCAAGAAAAGATTTGTTGTGGGATAAATGTGGTAAAAAAATTCATGGTTTAGATTGTGTCAAAGATGATGATTCCTAAGTTGTTTAATGTTGCATGtagttgttttgttttgttttgtttaagtgATGAATGAATCCAACTCTGACATTATTTAGTTTTGTAATTGTAATCTTCTGAGAGCTATGTTTTAGAATCTTAGTGGAACTTTCATTATTCTTTCATGCAACTATTACACTTGGATGTAATGTAACTAttatctaattttattattgattgtaATTTGAGAAGCCCAGTCTCTCTGTCAAATTCTATAACatgtttaacaaaaaaaataaaagtctatAACATTGGTTTTTGATTTTGcttcagtttttttaattagagaAATTGGAAATTGGTTATTTTACAATTCTTTGAACAAATGATAAACTGAAGTTTTTTTTGGTTGTTGTTGAGacccaaattaaaataattattcttgtgcataaaatatttaattaaataaaaattgcatgcaaaaaatataatttaaataaaaattgccCTCACGCAGGATCGAACTACGGACCTTCAGTTTACAAGACTGACGCTCTACCACTGAGCTATAAGGGCCTATCTGTGAAATATGTATACGTGactaatacaaatataataaattcgTTATTTCTTTGATCGgatataaaattgatttcaaGCATAGACATGGACTTTGGTCCTGgtcacaaaaattaattaattttcgaATCCCTAGTAACAAGATACAGTATGTTTTAAATCCCTAAGGTACCATAAATTTCCCAAAGTGAAGCTTAGACAAATGTATCAATCATGATTAAAATTTTTGtcttaatattttgatttttaaaggatttttttttttaataattcagaGATAAGTAAAATTTAGTAAAAGTTTGAACTCGTGTTGTTCgacttaaattcaatcactttatttttagttttaatgataaattatattattcaatacGTAAATATATACGTCATTATTTACTGcatttttttgaaagatttcATTTGGAAAACTGTGTAAAATACCATCTGCAAATTTACGTTCGTTGGCAGTGATTAAGTTGGAccaatctaatttttttaatatggaaATTTAcgttaacttaatttttttatggtaaaacgttttttaatttatgtccCATCAAttcaattgaaattaaaaaatatatttttattaattgaatatcATAAATTATGAGCTAACTAAGCACTACAAGCTCATGTGTACAAACTCTTTGTAATGCACTCTATTCTAGTTGTAGTAATATTTAAATGaagatattttagaaaattaacaATGGAATAAGAAGAATCTATCAAGGCATTAGAATGGCTACTATATTGTTAGCATAAGTAAATTCATAAGAATGAACTCAAAGGACCTGTACATTGACTGAACTAGTCTGTTCTCTTCTACTACCAACTAAAGAATCagagcatatatatatatatatattgcaatacaattaattattgaattccATTGCACTTAACAAACTCAACTACATCACTGAGCCAGATACCTAGGTCagcaattatattattattgcaCAATTTATCTACCACCATTTTCGACCCAGTGAAAAAGAATTATAAGTCTAAGATAACATTGAATTGAAACTATCTAGGTTTCTCTTCTTGTTCTTTGGCTTCCATCTCCTTCACACTCTCCACTATGTGCTGTATCTTCTTTGAAACGGTTTCATTATGCTCCTCAATGTACTCATATAACAATTCAAGGTTCGTTTTATATGTCGCAGATCGCTTTTTCTCTATAGCCAACTGCTGAGATAGTTCTCGAACTCTGTCATGTCCACTCTGGAAATTACGTAAAAACAAGGGTAAGAAGGAGTGAAAACTGAAAACGGGTGTGAGGGATATTTACTCAATATTTTCcaagaaaaattattctaaggCTCCCTgaacttaatttaaaattggtCATTTAAGTTTCAAAACGTTTGTATCATTGGTATTTTTTTCATCTACCGTTACATTCTGTTAAAATACTGCGTATGCGGCCACGTAGGCCTTGTTTTAACGGACTAATTGGAAACTTCAAATTAAGTTCAGGGACCCCAGAGTAATTTTGCCAATTTTCCATGTATATATTGTCCGATACATAAACTCGAACatcaattaaaattgaaatcaatAGGCATAGGATATAAAACATTGAAAGTCTTGCTTAGTTTCTCTTCTTGCATACAAAAGTGTAAGTTTACAAATAGGATCGACTAACATCTTCATAAAATTCAGTGATGAGATCCTTTGTATTCTAATAGTTGTAACTTGCAAAGGTAGCAACTACACCTATTTAATGCCTTTTTTGGTTTTTCTTTCCATCTCTACTTTCATTTATTGTTTTCACTTTTAATTAGAAAAGTGCCACATTATTTTTACAatcttttgtgtttttattaaagttttctACCAGGAAGAgtgaaaacaataaaaatatattttcagtgTTTCCTATACAAAACTTTGAATAGGAAACAGCTTATGGAATTTGTTTGATAAATTACTGAGTTTGATAATCACCATacctatttatatattaaaaaaaacatcatcatACTGTTAATAAAATATACTTTAGACTATCCAAGTCGCATTTTACTGTCGGCATCTCTTCATCTGTCACGTGTCCattttacaataaattattttcaacatGGATAGtattttgataattaaaaatgaaaatagtaaatgaaaaaagagaaaggaaacaGACCCTATACTTTTATAGCACTACAAATAACTCAGAGAACATTAGTTATTGTTTGGAAGACTGTGTTTCATTATATTTGGGAATGATTACCGAAAAGCAATTTCGGGTAAATTTTGTAAACGCATAAGATGAGAAGTGAGAATACTATTTGGTGCCGAATTCAAACTCCAATAATGGGCCTGATAGACAGTTAACGGCTCTGTGTGAGTAACAATCTAATCCTAAGCATAAAGTATCaattaacataataaatataacataaatactTATATACCACCTTTCGGCAATGAAAGAACATGAACTTACCGGATATTGTTCATAAACGAAGTCTCTTCTACCTCTTCCAGGAGTCAGAGGATGCGTGTGCTCCTTTACAAACTTGGTTATAGACCATAAGCcagaatttaatttcctcaCCATAATCATTGCCCTGCAACCAACCCTTGTTTCTGCTCTTTGCCTTACAATCTTTTCACGCTTGTCAGGCATTCTGAAACCTTCTTTGTTGCAAACAAGAGCTCGCCCAATAACAGATCCATCACGCCTTGACCTTGAGAGCTTACTTACACGTATGATGAATCCAACACGTGTAGCATATGCATTATAAAATGCATGCGCTTCGGCTTCCGATACAAACTCCTGACCTATAAAGGGTTCATCAACTGATCTCACAAGCGGTGCTGCAGGAATTGCTGAAGGAATTTGGTCCACTCCAGAGGAATCTTGAGTCATATTATCATCTTGATCTTGTTCATCCGTTGGCTCAAAAGAACTGCAGTCCATTTTTTCTTTGTCAGCTATACTACTACTAACCTCTCCCATAATAGCATTTCCTACTGCCTCACCATTACTAGAGTCATCAATCCCAAATTCCACTGCAGAAATAAAAGATCTGCTATAAGATTTTACTATACAGAGCagtatataaaaattgataaaatacaCCTTCATTgatgataaaaattatgaaaGAACCGGAGAAGAAGTATATCGTCTTAATTCCAAAATTCtcattttttgttattgttttaaGAAGAAAGCTTACAGCAAAAAAGGGAAATAAAATGAGTACAAAATGGTTTAAACTGAATACTCTAATGAATCAGAGAGAGAACCATACGAGTCCACTATGCTTATACAAGAAACCTTATAAATGACACTAAATACTTGTCAAATACACTTCGCTTCAACAAATAAAACCGGATTTTGTTACCATACAAAATCCATAAAACTTTTCAGAAAGTCAGTGTGAAGGAAAAATTCAGATTTTTCTGATGTACAAAAAACAAACATGTCACAGTATGGAAAACGTCAGTCAACTTCAAACAAATATAACAATGCCCAAAAAAcctaaataaacaaaaaaatagagattttttttgaatggttcatatttttcttaaaaaaaacttactcttAATGGATTTATACTTTTTGGATTTTGATAAAGCTTAATTGCATCCAGATGATTAATGTAGCCAACCTTAAGCGGGAAAAGACATAGTTGGTGTGGTTTTGAATTATAAGGTCTCATAATTATGACCGAAACATTACGACTGAAGgtacattctttttttttttttactaaaaaagcaAGCAAAAATTATTCTCTGTTTATTTTCCACAATTCAGCAacttattgtgaatcaaatatgAATAATGCTACCCATTCAAGCAAAAATGGCAGAATTTTGCAATAATTGGATCAAATTGGAGAATGGTTATGAAACCACTAACCCATCCAATAGTTAACAAAAATGccaattgtaaaaaaaaaaaagacaaaaaaaagatCTTTCAGATTGATAAGCACTTTTAACAACTCATCACATCATAGTGAAGCTTTATCCCCAAAATGAAACATTAGTAATATCCTCAAAACAATAGGGTTCATCCGAAAGGTGCGAATTGTATTTTATCTCAATCTCCAAGCTAAACAAAATGAGATTAATTAGTTCAATAATTATCCTTCGTTAAAATTGAAACCACAATAAGTATTATGATAAAATCAGAAtacagaaataaataaaaaattattcaattttgagTAACTTGTCTCATTCCAATTGAAATTCTTTGAACGAATAGAAATAAAAGAGTTCCAATTGCTTCAATACAAGACTCGTAATGCAGTAATTGAAAAAAACTACAAAACCCTAAAACTGAATCGGGATTCAAAAGGCGAAAGGGTaaaaatggaataaaataaactaaaaagcTTACTGAGTTATGAGAGGGTGATGCAAATTGGATTTTGTCGTAGAAAGAGTTTGtgatttttgtaaataaattttttttttccgtgCAAAGTGCAAGTGCAGAGAAGATTCACTTGTGAGTTGTAACAACAGAACAGAAACAGAAGAGAAGGGATTCAGGTAAGGGAAGGCATACGTAGCTTCCTGTGCGCCTTACACTCAAACTCATTCGACATGGGCCTGGATCATGGGCCTACGTCTTTATTTTTCTCAGTggcccaaaataaaatattttcccTCCTTTTTGCATTACCAATGAGATTGACTTTAACATAGAAGATTAGTATCATTTAATGTGGCAAACCATAAAGTTGTCCCAAGAAACAAAGTACCATGCCCTAGCAAGAAGAAGTTCAATGGAATACTTATTGAAGGACTTAAATTCACCCTACCATTTCTATAATCACTTCTACAATAACACAAGATCTACATgtggtataaaaaaaaaatcatatttttgatatatttattattatattaaaatagatttgtcatATAACTTTTGTTTGGTTAAAATTAGCGAATTAGTTAATATACAATATGCTAGTCAATGAATACATGGttgatattaaaaaacaatataagCAAATGAAAAAAACCTAcaaatttatgataaaattactataataaaaaaaaaattgtcagaCGAATTTATAAACTATGAATTATAAGTTGGTTAACTTGCCAAATATAACCTAAgttcaatataattaaaattttcagaTACTTTCCTTAAGtcaatgatttatttataaactatttattcTAAGGAAGCATAATTTCATTGTAAAATAAACAGTACTAATTTTCTCTATATATATGTTCTTGAGAAAATAAATCTAGAATTAAAGTATTATTTGTAAACTCtaaaaataagtatttataaaaatatatgaaattatatttaaatgtttttattgaaagataatttcatatttttcaaaatttatctcATGTTTTTTACATTATGACAATAGTATTTTTCTATGTTTGttaaaattactaaatagtatttgttttatttttatatattgtcaACTATATAttgatatgtttttttaaatatatatttttattataatatttaaaagggtattacatatttttttaataaataatagctCATTTAGCTATCAAttcaaaaacaatatatagTGAAACCCTTTATTTCTCATGtagaataatatataatattgtttctttttgttttttataactCCTAGTGTGTATGTTAACGCAAAAAGGATACCCGTGGGATCATGCATCATTTTCCAACGTCATCGAATTGGTTGAGATAGTCTTTTTTGGTTTAGTTAGGTTCTCAATTGGGTGATTGATATAGACCAATAACCATTGATTTTGATAAGAAAAATGGGTCAAATGTCTCTTTAGATATTCACTTAGAATTTTAAACCCCAAATGTATATTCTTCAAACTAAGTAACAATAAAATCAGCATACCATTGccaaaatatttatgaaattatatatgataaattatgaaataaatttatataaaagtaatttgaatttattttatttttattgttaaatttctataaaaaatatttgttataaattaattgttaaatgaatttttaagttttaactcaattaaaaattattaatattattaaattaaatatcacacttaacacaattataaatgtcaatttataataatattttcaatttcatttacaaacaaaaagtttaagcgtataaataattattta
Protein-coding sequences here:
- the LOC101508488 gene encoding LOW QUALITY PROTEIN: serine/threonine-protein kinase-like protein ACR4 (The sequence of the model RefSeq protein was modified relative to this genomic sequence to represent the inferred CDS: deleted 2 bases in 1 codon), encoding MGLSVKQFSTYLLNMKPWFGIIILFEIVVFSMLFCSQVSSLGSMSSIAVSYGEKGSAFCGLKSDGSHTVTCYGLNSAIIYGTPAHFPFIGLTAGDGFVCGLLMSSNQPYCWGSSSYIEMGVPQPMVKEAQYLEISAGDYHVCGLRKPLTGRYRNSSFVDCWGYNMTKNFVFDGQIQSISAGSEFNCGLFSQNRTVFCWGDDEASSQVISLIPQGTRFQKISCGGYHVCGIMEGVNSRSVCWGRSLEIEEEISLIGSRKGQQGNVELAPKDAMLSVVGGKFHACGIKSYDHGVICWGLTLKTSTQVPKGIKVFEIAAGNYFTCGILASKSLEPICWGVGFPISLPLAVSPRKCWFTPCPPGYYEIDEQKGNSVCKFPNSHLCIPCSSVCPSEMYQKSVCNLKSDILCEYNCSVCSSPECFSNCSTSSSSYSNDVRKKNERFWSMQLPVVFAEIAFAVFLISVVSITAVMYVRHKLRGCECSNSKTKKINVSSSAQKENGKIRPDMEEFKLRRAQMFTYEELERATDGFKDESIVXXXXXXGKGSFSCVFKGVLKDGTVVAVKRAIVSPNMQKNSKEFHTELDLLSRLNHAHLLNLLGYCEEGGERLLVYEYMAHGSLHQHLHGKNKELKEQLDWIRRVTIAVQAARGIEYLHGYACPPVIHRDIKSSNILIDEEHNARVSDFGLSLLGPADSSSPLAELPAGTLGYLDPEYYRLHYLTTKSDVYSFGVLLLEILSGRKAIDMQFEEGNIVQWAVPLIKSGDIAAILDPCLKPPSDIEALKRIANVACKSVRMRGKDRPSMDIVTTGLERALAMLMGSPCIEQPILPTEVVLGSNRMHKKSSQRSSNRSVSETDVAGAEGGEDQQRFEFRAPSWITFPSVTSSQRRKSSGSEGEVDVKIVEGRNFGNVGNGDVLRSLEEEIGPASPQERLFLQHNF
- the LOC101507953 gene encoding uncharacterized protein isoform X3 produces the protein MEFGIDDSSNGEAVGNAIMGEVSSSIADKEKMDCSSFEPTDEQDQDDNMTQDSSGVDQIPSAIPAAPLVRSVDEPFIGQEFVSEAEAHAFYNAYATRVGFIIRVSKLSRSRRDGSVIGRALVCNKEGFRMPDKREKIVRQRAETRVGCRAMIMVRKLNSGLWSITKFVKEHTHPLTPGRGRRDFVYEQYPSGHDRVRELSQQLAIEKKRSATYKTNLELLYEYIEEHNETVSKKIQHIVESVKEMEAKEQEEKPR
- the LOC101507953 gene encoding uncharacterized protein isoform X2, whose product is MEFGIDDSSNGEAVGNAIMGEVSSSIADKEKMDCSSFEPTDEQDQDDNMTQDSSGVDQIPSAIPAAPLVRSVDEPFIGQEFVSEAEAHAFYNAYATRVGFIIRVSKLSRSRRDGSVIGRALVCNKEGFRMPDKREKIVRQRAETRVGCRAMIMVRKLNSGLWSITKFVKEHTHPLTPGRGRRDFVYEQYPSGHDRVRELSQQLAIEKKRSATYKTNLELLYEYIEEHNETVSKKIQHIVESVKEMEAKEQEEKPR
- the LOC101507953 gene encoding uncharacterized protein isoform X4, coding for MEFGIDDSSNGEAVGNAIMGEVSSSIADKEKMDCSSFEPTDEQDQDDNMTQDSSGVDQIPSAIPAAPLVRSVDEPFIGQEFVSEAEAHAFYNAYATRVGFIIRVSKLSRSRRDGSVIGRALVCNKEGFRMPDKREKIVRQRAETRVGCRAMIMVRKLNSGLWSITKFVKEHTHPLTPGRGRRDFVYEQYPAHYWSLNSAPNSILTSHLMRLQNLPEIAFRVDMTEFENYLSSWL